The following are encoded in a window of Artemia franciscana chromosome 5, ASM3288406v1, whole genome shotgun sequence genomic DNA:
- the LOC136027630 gene encoding interferon-induced very large GTPase 1-like (The sequence of the model RefSeq protein was modified relative to this genomic sequence to represent the inferred CDS: added 142 bases not found in genome assembly) produces MTGLENYRSKILILQESFAKEGELREKLKKIELITKADSEVIAEEIKHEEQFRFKNNNRNDPLINYFLQGFEKNNIDQIILHLRVIEDAISVNIKKSGIDAQLENLLKQKQYNYLRSSQSSSRGPEFCSQIESKWKEYESAKQKRNYALLSLRHLWREVSLYYSAGQCGDLENLPHLAAACLIAGETLELYDGDANMLNVDWIGAIFKNLSSLLPSKRFFVLSVLGEQSSGKSTLLNTMFGIRLATSVGQCTKGLTVTLVKTVNRKEYDYVVILDTEGVRSPEMTGIHGCTKRDNKIAALSILQSDAVILTINGEQNNALKAILPIVALAYKGSKLAEQRGGLLSCKIFAAYNKVEINEGTRNRLLNNFTQLSDTLVQSLATVNSHQDSNFHTSISFPPMFLNDGDIRVFGCNKNGNPPSDVPNEDFSMEIIDFREYIHEQVVNQTGWISRNIEEIYEYLLLVLECLNTSNFDLSFETVCDRYVYSGIEKEYLNLRKSYIITFEEQFELLKDKYKKENSSEISDQNTLLSKAVDDLKLVMRTHTKKFKEQVEKIFKNEKNQKFEINYRSKVKDTISRQTSQWCDGLQLFLRNLLFFDKKVEEYEKEMTDKIKKVFRDRSLQAIPKAKLIEEFDSYFNEIVQKAQKENPPMDINDAVLKAYKNNPTIESLELDLLSDKGNNTGQNGQSLYQFTKKTFKWTSQSESNQKKMEKAVIPIIYSITTRRKCYSELVVYDVISEVENFLKHQDRKIDRETRKKVHKFAYDSLLKIFEKIQGKWEQENSVYKRFLLMKDAMRGFFLDIASGLSDVDLKASRVADFFSRHSAKAFEKEVQEMVMSNLRKKNWPKYAKTIQGHMDLYLIEIVESEGISEVLYHITNPSMLKRLTTNRLIKFDVDIVLEDYPMIKFNNQLETCLRNAYESNKKTGSNFYRNLFGLLRMFQTTYITDSLRKEMSTFGWNELDESPVNFELRHVEDIVKASSLSSLDLNMDHVIDNVSAQLETNIHFEAAFCKACEEECPLCKSPCFLEEFHKSPHDTFHQPDGLVGWRYLETKKLSDRACNTAPLQSCFVLNHGESNEERWRYADFSKKFPNWMQPDIGTPVSDYREYLIRRYNKEIAVHYGVNPSDTLYPYLSGDTERIANKIKRKVDFLKDFGNKTLSQKKVSQKSLIESIRLLRSFNTNLKKIFNIKN; encoded by the coding sequence ATGAAGAACAGTTTCGATTCAAAAACAATAACAGAAATGACCCGCTTATCAATTATTTCCTGCAAGgattcgaaaaaaataatattgatcaAATCATACTTCATCTTCGTGTTATTGAAGATGCTATTTCAGTGAATATAAAAAAGTCAGGAATTGATGCtcaattagaaaatttattgaaacAGAAACAATATAACTACTTGAGAAGCTCTCAATCATCCAGCAGGGGTCCTGAATTTTGTAGTCAGATTGAATCTAAATGGAAAGAGTATGAGAGTGCAAAACAGAAGCGAAACTATGCTCTTCTCTCACTTCGTCATTTATGGAGGGAGGTTTCGTTATATTATTCAGCTGGACAGTGTGGAGATTTAGAAAATTTACCCCACTTGGCAGCAGCTTGCTTGATAGCAGGTGAAACTTTGGAGCTATATGATGGAGACGCCAACATGCTCAATGTGGATTGGATCGgtgcaatttttaaaaatttaagctcTTTGCTTCCAagtaaaagattttttgtcTTATCTGTATTGGGAGAGCAAAGCAGTGGAAAATCAACACTTCTGAACACAATGTTTGGTATTCGCCTCGCAACTAGTGTAGGCCAGTGCACTAAAGGCCTTACTGTTACCCTAGTGAAGACGGTGAACCGAAAAGAGTATGACTATGTGGTTATCTTGGACACAGAGGGTGTTCGTTCACCAGAAATGACAGGTATTCACGGATGTACAAAGCGTGACAATAAAATTGCAGCCCTATCTATCTTGCAATCAGATGCAGTCATTCTAACTATCAATGGTGAACAAAACAATGCATTGAAAGCCATACTACCAATTGTTGCACTTGCGTATAAGGGCTCTAAATTGGCAGAACAAAGAGGGGGTCTACTTAGTTGCAAAATTTTTGCTGCTTACAATAAAGTAGAGATTAATGAGGGAACCAGAAACCGGCTTCTGAACAATTTTACACAACTATCAGATACACTTGTTCAATCTCTTGCCACAGTAAATTCACACCAAGATTCAAATTTCCACACATCCATTAGCTTCCCACCGATGTTCCTCAATGATGGCGACATACGTGTATTTGGATGTAATAAAAACGGGAATCCACCAAGTGACGTCCCAAACGAAGATTTTAGCATGGAAATTATTGATTTTCGAGAGTATATTCATGAGCAGGTCGTTAATCAAACAGGCTGGATTTCTCGAAACATTGAAGAAATCTACGAATATCTGCTATTAGTTTTGGAATGCTTGAACACTTCTAATTTTGACTTGTCTTTTGAAACAGTCTGCGACAGATACGTTTACTCTGGAATAGAGAAAGAATATTTGAACCTAAGGAAATCATATATCATAACATTTGAAGAGCAATTTGAATTACTTAAGGACAAATATAAGAAAGAAAACTCTTCGGAGATAAGCGACCAGAACACCTTATTAAGTAAAGCAGTTGATGATCTTAAGTTGGTAATGAGGACCCataccaaaaaatttaaggaacaggtggagaaaatttttaagaatgaaaaaaaccaaaaatttgaaattaattatagaaGTAAGGTGAAAGATACTATATCCCGTCAAACAAGTCAATGGTGTGATGGACTGCAATTATTCTTGAgaaatttgcttttctttgacaaGAAAGTTGAGgaatatgaaaaagaaatgacagacaaaataaagaaagtatTCAGAGACAGGAGTCTCCAAGCCATTCCAAAGGCAAAATTGATTGAAGAGTttgattcatattttaatgagaTTGTGCAAAAAGCTCAGAAAGAAAATCCTCCAATGGATATTAATGATGCAGTTCTAAAGGCTTACAAAAATAACCCGACAATTGAGTCATTAGAGCTTGACCTCTTATCTGACAAGGGAAATAATACTGGCCAAAACGGACAATCTCTCTACCAATTTACcaagaaaacttttaaatggACTTCTCAGAGTGAAAGcaatcaaaagaaaatggaaaaagcGGTTATTCCTATAATATACAGTATCACCACCAGAAGAAAATGTTATTCTGAACTTGTTGTGTACGATGTCATTAGTgaggttgaaaattttttgaaacatcAAGACCGAAAAATTGATAGAGAAACACGGAAAAAGGTCCACAAATTTGCGTACGACTcactattgaaaatttttgagaaaattcaaGGAAAGTGGGAGCAAGAAAATTCTGTTTACAAGCGCTTCCTGTTAATGAAGGATGCTATGCGAGGATTCTTTCTTGACATCGCAAGTGGTTTGAGTGATGTGGATTTAAAGGCATCAAGGGTTGCTGACTTTTTTTCCAGACATTCTGCTAAAGCCTTTGAAAAGGAAGTTCAGGAAATGGTGATGTccaacttaagaaaaaaaaactggcctAAATATGCAAAAACTATACAAGGGCATATGGATTTGTATCTGATTGAAATAGTAGAGTCAGAAGGTATTAGTGAAGTTTTATATCACATTACTAATCCTTCCATGTTAAAAAGGCTTACAACTAATAGGctgattaaatttgatgttgaTATAGTTCTTGAAGATTATCCAATGATTAAGTTTAACAATCAACTTGAAACATGCTTAAGAAATGCGTATGAGAGCAATAAAAAAACAGGATCGAATTTTTATCGTAATCTATTTGGATTACTAAGAATGTTTCAGACCACATATATTACTGACTCATTGAGAAAAGAAATGAGTACTTTCGGCTGGAATGAACTGGATGAATCGCCGGTTAATTTTGAGCTACGACACGTTGAAGACATAGTAAAAGCATCTTCTTTGTCTTCTCTTGACTTGAACATGGATCATGTCATTGATAATGTTTCGGCACAACTTGAAACAAATATTCACTTCGAAGCAGCTTTTTGCAAGGCATGCGAAGAGGAATGTCCTCTATGTAAGAGCCCTTGCTTTCTTGAAGAGTTTCACAAAAGTCCTCATGATACCTTTCATCAGCCAGATGGTCTGGTTGGTTGGCGTTATTTGGAAACCAAGAAATTAAGTGATAGAGCTTGTAATACAGCTCCTCTTCAAAGTTGTTTCGTTCTGAATCATGGTGAATCAAACGAAGAGAGATGGAGATATGccgatttttcaaagaaatttcctAACTGGATGCAGCCTGATATAGGTACCCCTGTTTCTGATTATCGGGAATACTTAATACGGAGGTATAACAAGGAAATTGCAGTTCACTATGGAGTGAACCCATCTGACACATTGTATCCGTATCTCTCAGGAGATACAGAAAGGAttgcaaacaaaattaaaagaaaggtaGACTTCCTTAAGGATTTTGGAAACAAAACTCTGTCACAAAAAAAAGTGTCACAAAAGAGTTTAATAGAATCTATTAGATTGTTACGATCCTTTAatacaaatctaaaaaaaatctttaatattaaaaattga